From the Scylla paramamosain isolate STU-SP2022 chromosome 15, ASM3559412v1, whole genome shotgun sequence genome, one window contains:
- the LOC135107551 gene encoding uncharacterized protein LOC135107551, translating into MHLYYHHLITWFLVLFVLLQRIQGDQRLAKDCFEYSLHSNGITNATPNVTLGDALEVSLQVAINGELPLTQIVLYGANPSTYLAVNQEKVTLTYANEHKDLTLASPQPPLSWINLVMDPTGADTLLVYTPRDRLNVITAKVTLGPFVYVSSNKKVNVAFNCLSGCIIRNSSLGLLGRNVKLQPPFTMYLNPNKRPLPAFNRLSITPVLTLTPNTGANVTVNASEWTAGMWHRVEILKAKNQQEGTIDQPRNGTDNVKEVQIRVRNADYMITRVRGFSWTLHCAPKEIIHNSPSTDIPDPETNTDRDEDLTTPSESGEGTGASEGGREGDKSKEKSGGAGAGMVTAWVMAGLALFLVLVLTLALCTKTSNPSNSNQFHDSQPSVGIVYCKGANREPEEDSEPESPNELKVPSYRNTHKQFSKIFKEVED; encoded by the exons ATGCacctctactaccaccacctgatCACCTGGTTCCTGGTTCTCTTCGTTTTGCTGCAAAGGATACAAGGCGATCAGCGTCTGGCAAAAG ACTGCTTTGAGTACAGCCTTCATTCCAATGGCATAACAAATGCGACTCCCAATGTGACCCTAGGAGATGCCCTGGAGGTGTCTCTGCAGGTGGCAATTAACGGGGAGCTTCCACTCACACAAATCGTCCTGTATGGAGCAAATCCCTCCAC CTACTTAGCAGTCAACCAAGAAAAAGTGACGTTGACATATGCCAACGAGCACAAAGACCTCACACTGGCCAGTCCCCAACCTCCCCTCTCCTGGATTAATCTCGTGATGGATCCCACTGGCGCGGACACCCTGCTTGTTTACACCCCTAGAGACAGACTGAATGTCATCACCGCTAAAGTCACCCTCGGCCCCTTCGTCTACGTGTCCTCCAACAAAAAAGTTAACGTGGCATTCAATTGTTTATCTG GTTGCATTATCCGCAACTCTTCATTGGGTCTGTTGGGAAGAAACGTGAAACTGCAGCCACCTTTCACAATGTACCTGAACCCAAATAAACGGCCGCTTCCCGCCTTTAATAGGTTATCTATCACGCCTGTGCTTACCCTAACCCCAAACACTGGTGCCAATGTGACAGTGAATGCCAGCGAGTGGACGGCGGGCATGTGGCACAGAGTTGAGATCCTGAAAGCCAAG AACCAGCAGGAAGGGACAATAGATCAGCCCCGGAATGGAACGGACAACGTGAAGGAAGTGCAGATCCGGGTACGCAACGCTGATTACATGATCACTCGAGTCAGAGGATTCAGTTGGACCCTCCACTGCGCCCCTAAAGAGATCATCCACAACTCTCCGTCTACAG ACATCCCAGATCCTGAAACCAACACGGACAGAGACGAGGACTTAACAACCCCTTCAGAAAgcggagaaggaacaggagcatcggaaggagggagagagggcgaCAAGTCAAAAGAGAAGAGTGGAGGTGCAGGAGCTGGGATGGTGACGGCTTGGGTAATGGCGGGCCTGGCGCTCTTCTTAGTATTGGTGCTTACCCTCGCCCTCTGCACCAAGACGTCCAATCCCTCGAACTCCAACCAATTCCATGACTCCCAGCCTTCCGTGGGTATCGTCTACTGCAAGGGCGCAAACAGAGAGCCGG AAGAGGACAGCGAGCCGGAGTCCCCCAATGAGCTGAAGGTTCCCTCCTACCGTAACACCCACAAACAGTTTAGCAAGATCTTCAAAGAAGTGGAGGACTGA